In a genomic window of Leisingera caerulea DSM 24564:
- a CDS encoding metallophosphoesterase family protein, with translation MKILAFSDLHLSAPHAADIVAASAEADLVIGAGDFCNCRQGMDRAVAMLAGLKAPMVAVPGNGESAEELRAAGFPDTTVLHGEGVEVEGLRLFGLGYGVPETPFGSWSCDLSEVQAAAMLAACGRADILICHSPPKGLGDVTSGGMSVGSTAVRAAAERIQPQLLLCGHVHDCWGFRGSLGRTQVANLGPGVSWFEVEP, from the coding sequence ATGAAAATTCTGGCGTTCTCCGACCTGCACCTTTCAGCCCCCCACGCGGCGGATATCGTGGCGGCCAGCGCCGAAGCGGATCTGGTGATCGGCGCCGGCGATTTCTGCAATTGCCGGCAGGGGATGGACCGGGCAGTTGCAATGCTGGCGGGTCTGAAGGCGCCGATGGTGGCGGTGCCCGGTAATGGCGAAAGCGCGGAAGAACTGCGTGCCGCAGGCTTCCCGGATACCACGGTGCTGCATGGTGAAGGCGTGGAGGTCGAAGGCCTGCGCCTGTTCGGGCTGGGATACGGCGTGCCGGAAACGCCCTTCGGCAGCTGGTCCTGTGACCTCAGCGAGGTGCAGGCGGCGGCGATGCTGGCGGCCTGCGGCCGTGCGGATATCCTGATCTGCCATTCACCTCCAAAGGGTCTGGGCGATGTCACCTCCGGCGGGATGTCTGTCGGCTCCACTGCAGTTAGGGCGGCGGCAGAGCGGATCCAGCCGCAGCTCCTGCTCTGCGGCCATGTGCATGATTGCTGGGGCTTCCGCGGCAGCCTAGGCAGGACGCAGGTGGCCAATCTGGGCCCCGGGGTAAGCTGGTTCGAGGTGGAGCCATGA
- a CDS encoding uracil-DNA glycosylase, with protein MESALDYWSARALLEWQAELGATEALCDAPVDRYALEQAPPKPKPGAAPAPPPKPKEVDPVEVAQKAAKAAASLPGLRDALEAFDHCDLKRGARNLVFSDGQPGARVMIIGEAPGREEDLQGKPFVGRAGQLLDKMLEAIGLSRAESVYITNVLPWRPPQNRDPLPAEIAMLTPFLERHVALAEPDILVLMGNISCQAVLGKRGITRLRGKWDQAWTKPVIPMFHPAYLLRQPSQKRLAWADLLELKARLASLS; from the coding sequence ATGGAATCGGCATTGGATTACTGGAGCGCCCGGGCGCTGTTGGAGTGGCAGGCGGAGCTTGGCGCCACCGAAGCGCTGTGCGACGCGCCGGTCGACCGCTACGCGCTGGAGCAGGCCCCGCCCAAGCCCAAGCCGGGCGCCGCGCCGGCGCCGCCGCCCAAGCCCAAAGAGGTGGATCCGGTCGAGGTGGCGCAGAAGGCCGCCAAAGCAGCTGCATCGCTGCCGGGTTTGCGCGATGCGCTGGAAGCCTTCGACCATTGCGACCTGAAGCGGGGCGCGCGCAATCTGGTGTTCTCGGACGGGCAGCCGGGCGCGCGGGTGATGATCATCGGCGAGGCGCCGGGCCGGGAGGAGGATCTGCAGGGCAAGCCGTTTGTGGGCCGCGCCGGGCAGCTTCTGGACAAGATGCTGGAGGCGATCGGGCTCAGTCGCGCCGAGAGTGTTTATATTACCAATGTGCTGCCCTGGCGGCCGCCGCAGAACCGCGATCCGCTGCCCGCCGAGATCGCCATGCTGACGCCTTTTCTGGAGCGGCATGTGGCGTTGGCGGAGCCGGATATTCTGGTGCTTATGGGCAATATCAGCTGCCAGGCGGTGCTGGGCAAGCGCGGCATCACCCGGCTGCGCGGCAAGTGGGACCAGGCCTGGACCAAGCCGGTGATCCCGATGTTCCACCCCGCCTATCTGCTGCGCCAGCCGTCGCAGAAGCGGCTGGCCTGGGCTGACCTGCTGGAGCTGAAGGCGCGGCTGGCCAGTTTATCCTGA
- a CDS encoding aspartate carbamoyltransferase catalytic subunit translates to MSFEHRHLLGIEPLKPHEITAILDLADDYVALNRRPEKHSDVLAGLTQINMFFENSTRTQASFELAGKRLGADVMNMAMQASSIKKGETLIDTAMTLNAMHPDLLVVRHPHSGAVDLLAQKVNCAVLNAGDGKHEHPTQALLDALTIRRSKGRLHRLNIAICGDIAHSRVARSNLILLGKMENRIRLIGPPTLVPGQFAEFGAEIYDDMREGLKDVDVVMMLRLQKERMDGGFIPSEREYYHRYGLDAEKLALAKPDAIVMHPGPMNRGVEIDGTLADDINRSVIQEQVEMGVAVRMAAMDLLARNLRAERQAKAG, encoded by the coding sequence ATGTCCTTCGAACACCGCCACCTGCTTGGCATCGAACCGCTGAAGCCGCATGAGATCACCGCGATCCTCGATCTGGCCGACGACTATGTGGCGCTGAACCGCCGCCCCGAGAAGCACTCCGACGTGCTGGCCGGCCTCACTCAGATCAACATGTTCTTCGAAAATTCGACCCGCACGCAGGCCTCGTTCGAGCTGGCGGGCAAGCGGCTGGGCGCCGATGTGATGAACATGGCGATGCAGGCTTCGTCGATCAAAAAGGGCGAGACCCTGATCGACACCGCGATGACGCTGAATGCAATGCATCCGGACCTGCTGGTGGTGCGCCACCCGCATTCCGGCGCGGTGGATTTGCTAGCCCAGAAGGTAAACTGCGCGGTGCTGAACGCGGGCGACGGCAAGCATGAACACCCGACCCAGGCCTTGCTGGACGCGCTGACCATCCGCCGCTCCAAGGGCCGCCTGCACCGGCTGAACATCGCCATCTGCGGTGACATCGCCCATTCACGCGTCGCCCGCTCAAACTTGATCCTGCTGGGCAAGATGGAAAACCGCATCCGCCTGATCGGCCCGCCGACGCTGGTGCCCGGCCAGTTCGCCGAGTTTGGCGCCGAGATTTATGACGACATGCGCGAGGGACTGAAGGACGTCGATGTCGTCATGATGCTGCGCCTTCAGAAGGAGCGTATGGACGGCGGCTTCATCCCGTCGGAGCGCGAGTATTACCATCGCTACGGGCTGGACGCTGAGAAACTGGCGCTGGCCAAGCCCGACGCCATCGTCATGCACCCCGGCCCGATGAACCGCGGAGTGGAAATCGACGGCACGCTGGCCGACGACATCAACCGCTCGGTCATTCAGGAGCAGGTCGAGATGGGCGTCGCGGTGCGGATGGCGGCGATGGACCTGCTGGCGCGAAACCTGCGCGCTGAGCGTCAGGCCAAGGCCGGATGA
- the pyrC gene encoding dihydroorotase, with protein MSTLFTNARLIDPEHGSDAPGMVLVQNGRIAAVEKNGADAASLLSARNISQDGVAQVDCGGKCLAPGIVDIGVKVCEPGERHKESYKSAGLAAAAGGVTTIVTRPDTTPAIDSPETLEFVTRRAQADTPVNVLPMAALTKGREGREMTEIGFLMDAGAVAFCDCDHVVQNTKVFQRALTYARSCGALVIAHPQEPGLSKGAAATSGKFAALYGLPSVSPMAERMGLDRDIALLEMTGAKYHADQITTARALPALERAKNNGLDITAGTSVHHLTLNELDVAGYRSFFKVKPPLRSEDDRLAVVEAVRTGLIDIISSMHTPQDEESKRLPFEEAAAGAVALETLLPAALRLYHAELLDLPTLFRAMSLNPAKRLGLESGRLAEGAPADLVLFDPDVPFVLDRFKLRSKSQNTPYDGQRMQGRVEATYVAGEPVYRRD; from the coding sequence ATGAGCACTCTCTTCACCAACGCCCGCCTGATCGACCCGGAGCATGGCAGCGACGCACCGGGCATGGTTCTGGTGCAGAACGGGCGGATCGCGGCGGTCGAAAAGAATGGCGCCGATGCCGCGTCGCTGCTGAGCGCCCGTAACATCAGCCAGGACGGCGTGGCCCAGGTGGACTGCGGCGGCAAATGCCTGGCGCCGGGGATCGTCGACATCGGCGTCAAAGTCTGCGAGCCGGGCGAGCGGCACAAGGAAAGCTATAAATCCGCGGGGCTGGCGGCTGCCGCTGGCGGCGTCACCACGATCGTGACCCGCCCGGACACCACGCCCGCGATTGACAGCCCGGAAACGCTGGAATTTGTCACCCGCCGCGCCCAGGCCGACACGCCGGTGAACGTGCTGCCGATGGCGGCGCTGACCAAGGGGCGCGAAGGCCGCGAAATGACCGAGATCGGCTTCCTGATGGATGCCGGCGCCGTGGCCTTTTGTGATTGCGACCACGTGGTGCAGAACACCAAGGTGTTTCAGCGCGCGCTGACCTATGCGCGGTCCTGCGGCGCCCTGGTCATCGCCCACCCGCAAGAGCCGGGGCTCAGCAAAGGCGCGGCCGCCACCAGCGGCAAGTTCGCCGCGCTCTATGGCCTGCCCTCGGTCTCGCCGATGGCAGAGCGGATGGGGCTGGACCGAGACATTGCGCTGCTGGAAATGACCGGCGCGAAATACCACGCCGACCAGATCACCACAGCCCGGGCCCTGCCCGCGCTGGAGCGCGCCAAGAACAACGGGCTCGACATCACCGCGGGTACCTCGGTGCATCATCTGACGCTGAACGAGCTGGACGTGGCAGGCTACCGCAGCTTCTTCAAGGTGAAGCCGCCGCTGCGCTCCGAGGACGACCGGCTGGCGGTGGTGGAGGCCGTGCGGACCGGGCTGATCGACATCATCAGCTCCATGCACACGCCGCAGGATGAGGAAAGCAAACGCTTGCCCTTTGAGGAGGCCGCGGCCGGCGCAGTGGCGCTGGAGACGCTGCTGCCTGCGGCGCTGCGGCTGTACCATGCGGAACTGCTGGACCTGCCAACCCTGTTCCGCGCCATGTCGCTGAACCCGGCGAAACGGCTGGGGCTGGAGAGCGGCCGCCTCGCCGAGGGCGCGCCTGCGGATCTGGTGCTGTTCGACCCGGATGTGCCCTTTGTGCTGGACCGTTTCAAACTGCGCTCGAAGTCGCAGAACACGCCTTACGACGGCCAGCGGATGCAGGGCCGGGTCGAGGCCACTTACGTGGCCGGTGAGCCCGTTTACCGGAGGGATTGA
- the plsY gene encoding glycerol-3-phosphate 1-O-acyltransferase PlsY: MPVLESSAAVLILWAVIGYGLGSVPFGLVVTRAFGLGNLRQIGSGNIGTTNVLRTGSKAAAALTLLLDGGKGAAAVLLARFLAAEDAAQMAGLMAFLGHCFPVWLGFKGGKGVATFLGLLLALAWPVGIACCLTWLAAAAASRISSMAALVSALAAPVWAFGLGYQPVIALSVLLAAIVLVRHSANIARLRAGTEPRIGQK; this comes from the coding sequence ATGCCAGTACTTGAAAGCTCTGCCGCCGTTCTGATCCTGTGGGCGGTAATTGGCTACGGCCTCGGTTCCGTGCCGTTCGGGCTGGTTGTGACCAGGGCCTTCGGCCTTGGCAACCTGCGCCAGATCGGGTCGGGCAATATCGGCACCACCAACGTGCTGCGCACCGGCAGCAAGGCCGCCGCGGCACTGACGCTGCTCCTGGATGGCGGCAAGGGCGCGGCGGCTGTGCTGCTGGCCCGTTTTCTGGCCGCCGAGGATGCGGCGCAGATGGCGGGTCTGATGGCCTTCCTCGGGCACTGCTTCCCGGTCTGGCTGGGGTTTAAGGGCGGCAAGGGCGTGGCCACATTCCTGGGCCTGCTGCTGGCACTGGCCTGGCCTGTCGGCATCGCCTGCTGCCTGACCTGGCTGGCGGCGGCGGCGGCCAGCCGCATTTCCTCGATGGCTGCGCTGGTCTCAGCCCTGGCGGCGCCGGTCTGGGCGTTCGGCCTGGGATATCAGCCGGTTATTGCCCTGTCAGTACTGCTGGCGGCAATTGTCCTTGTCCGCCATT